The Bacteroidota bacterium genome window below encodes:
- a CDS encoding LLM class flavin-dependent oxidoreductase, which translates to MKLNILDQSPLFTGKSYSQAINETIKLAKFADENSYHRFWFAEHHNTKSFASASPEILISAIGFITKKIRIGSGGVLLAHYSPLKIAEQFKMLETLYPGRIDLGIGRAGGADARTNNKLNPISEDVFAKFDEMISYFNPKEASSHIASPIIENTPEFWVLGTSPDSAMYAAKNGLRYSFANFINDERCVESLGVYYQNFKPSIYLKEPYINLAVFAMAADTEEKAREIVKPVEVWAINSMLYGKNENFPSNEEAKNHTFSFQEKMMIDFKRRSAYVGDVKTVCEKLEDTMKKLAVHEFTLVSISDDFEDKLNSYRLISNYFSKC; encoded by the coding sequence ATGAAACTAAACATTCTTGACCAGTCGCCTTTATTCACTGGCAAATCATACTCACAGGCAATTAATGAAACTATAAAACTTGCAAAGTTTGCAGATGAAAATAGTTATCACCGCTTCTGGTTTGCAGAGCATCATAATACTAAATCATTTGCATCAGCAAGTCCCGAAATTTTAATAAGCGCAATAGGATTTATCACAAAAAAAATCCGTATTGGTTCAGGCGGAGTTTTGCTAGCGCATTACAGTCCCTTAAAAATTGCAGAACAGTTCAAAATGCTGGAGACTCTTTATCCCGGAAGAATTGATTTAGGGATAGGCCGCGCAGGCGGAGCAGATGCAAGAACGAATAATAAATTAAATCCAATCAGCGAAGATGTGTTTGCAAAGTTCGATGAGATGATTTCATATTTTAATCCAAAGGAAGCATCATCTCATATTGCCTCCCCGATAATAGAAAACACTCCTGAGTTCTGGGTGCTGGGGACTTCACCGGATAGCGCAATGTATGCTGCCAAGAATGGATTGAGATATTCATTCGCTAATTTTATAAATGATGAGAGATGCGTGGAGTCGCTTGGAGTTTATTATCAGAATTTTAAACCGTCAATTTATTTAAAAGAGCCGTATATAAATCTTGCAGTATTTGCAATGGCCGCAGATACTGAAGAGAAGGCGCGTGAAATTGTTAAGCCTGTAGAAGTCTGGGCAATTAACAGTATGCTTTACGGTAAGAACGAAAATTTCCCTTCGAATGAAGAAGCTAAAAATCATACATTCAGCTTTCAAGAAAAAATGATGATTGATTTTAAACGCAGAAGCGCGTATGTGGGAGATGTAAAAACAGTTTGTGAAAAACTTGAAGATACCATGAAGAAATTGGCAGTGCATGAGTTCACCTTAGTTTCGATTTCAGACGATTTTGAAGATAAATTGAACTCGTACAGACTGATTTCAAATTATTTTTCAAAGTGCTGA
- a CDS encoding (4Fe-4S)-binding protein, translating to MSKFDKTYTNGEVTVFWKPEMCMHSTKCFHSLPEVFNPTIRPWVQLDKSTTDKIVETVKNCPSGALSYKYNDEVKSEKVQPMENPSVRIEVTNNGPLMVTGSAVIINKDGTETIKEGKFALCRCGQSSRKPFCDGTHKTITFDS from the coding sequence ATGTCAAAATTTGATAAGACATATACAAACGGTGAAGTGACCGTTTTCTGGAAACCGGAAATGTGTATGCATTCTACGAAATGCTTTCACAGTCTTCCTGAAGTTTTTAATCCTACCATAAGACCGTGGGTTCAGTTAGATAAATCCACAACGGATAAAATTGTAGAGACAGTAAAGAATTGTCCTTCGGGAGCGTTATCCTATAAATATAACGATGAAGTGAAATCAGAAAAAGTACAACCTATGGAAAATCCATCCGTAAGAATTGAAGTAACGAATAACGGTCCCCTGATGGTTACCGGCAGTGCTGTGATCATAAACAAAGACGGAACGGAAACGATAAAAGAAGGAAAGTTTGCGCTTTGCAGATGCGGGCAATCGTCAAGGAAACCGTTCTGCGACGGCACCCATAAAACAATAACTTTTGATTCATAA
- a CDS encoding trypsin-like peptidase domain-containing protein produces MRKILLFAILPLLFSYSKLYAQKYEAEQIYSMYNDAVVVVIACDRYGNPESMGSGVVISDDGTIVTNYHVIDGHSKIIIKHNDVIIDDCSYLWGKKREDVAFLKVSSGSFKTMPMGNSDGVKIGEKIFALGSPLGFENSISEGIINGVRKISRYTDINYIQISASISHGSSGGALINSYGELIGITTSTIEEGQNINFAIPVSLVAELQQKANTYVSEDKKDKRKSDETYSAKSDESGKDPRRIAKKDTYGDAGNDTDDDVTSADSPKNTKPKTREDRKLKKVSSDTKYDTYNEGISAMNDGDYSAAIRSFTEYISLNANDFDALENRGICSYNLQIFSDAINDFNKALTLNKYSLYSLLYRGRILLTQGKNSDAIKDFEKAKITDADNKQASTGIAMAYYNMKDYQKTIDILDEVLNWRTEDPLPFLYRAKAKIKIGDYLKPEVCSDLAAAINYGSKEAEELMAKICR; encoded by the coding sequence ATGAGAAAGATTTTACTATTTGCTATACTTCCTTTATTATTTTCTTACTCAAAATTATACGCTCAGAAATATGAAGCTGAACAGATTTACTCAATGTATAATGATGCCGTAGTGGTAGTGATAGCATGTGACAGGTATGGAAATCCCGAGAGTATGGGAAGCGGTGTTGTAATCAGTGACGATGGCACTATTGTTACAAATTATCATGTAATTGATGGACACTCAAAAATAATAATCAAGCATAACGATGTCATAATAGATGATTGCTCATATCTTTGGGGAAAGAAAAGAGAGGATGTCGCATTTCTTAAAGTTTCTTCCGGTTCATTTAAAACTATGCCAATGGGAAACAGTGATGGAGTAAAAATTGGAGAAAAGATATTTGCATTAGGAAGCCCCCTTGGTTTTGAGAATTCCATTTCCGAAGGAATCATTAACGGAGTCAGAAAAATTTCCCGTTATACCGACATAAATTATATACAGATATCAGCAAGCATATCTCACGGGAGCAGCGGCGGCGCGCTGATAAATTCATACGGAGAATTGATAGGAATAACAACTTCTACAATAGAAGAAGGACAGAATATAAATTTTGCAATTCCGGTTTCACTTGTAGCTGAGCTGCAGCAGAAAGCAAATACCTATGTTTCAGAAGATAAAAAAGATAAAAGAAAATCTGATGAAACTTACAGCGCGAAGAGTGACGAATCAGGGAAAGACCCGAGAAGAATTGCAAAGAAAGATACATACGGTGATGCCGGCAATGATACAGATGATGATGTAACAAGCGCAGACTCTCCTAAAAATACAAAACCAAAAACAAGAGAAGACAGAAAGCTAAAGAAAGTAAGCAGTGATACAAAATATGATACTTATAACGAAGGTATATCTGCTATGAATGACGGTGACTATTCAGCTGCTATCAGAAGTTTTACAGAGTATATTTCATTGAATGCAAATGATTTTGATGCACTTGAAAACAGAGGTATTTGCAGTTATAATCTGCAGATATTCAGTGATGCTATTAATGACTTTAATAAAGCTCTTACCCTTAACAAATACTCATTATATTCTTTGCTATACAGAGGGAGAATTTTGCTGACTCAGGGAAAAAATTCTGATGCAATCAAAGATTTTGAAAAGGCAAAGATTACGGATGCGGATAACAAGCAGGCTAGCACAGGAATTGCTATGGCTTATTACAACATGAAAGATTATCAGAAAACAATTGATATACTGGATGAAGTCTTAAACTGGCGTACTGAAGATCCGCTGCCGTTTTTATACAGGGCAAAAGCTAAAATTAAAATTGGAGATTATTTAAAACCCGAAGTATGTAGTGATCTTGCAGCAGCTATAAACTATGGTTCCAAAGAAGCTGAGGAGCTGATGGCAAAAATCTGCAGGTAA
- the priA gene encoding primosomal protein N', whose protein sequence is MSLKFPYAHIALNVPIDSLFTYKIPQHFSSQVLPGVRVIVNFGNKILTGVVIELSDKEPLRKVKDIRDVLDDKPILQEEMISFCRWVSQYYISPIGEVIFLSIPKNINIKSDVFYQLTEDYIEKLNDSKLRDNFLFDIIDYIKNHKSAVTKKQIEKKFKYYDLAKQVNLLLENGIIYNESLYSKPTKEKIIKLVNANFASESLEKVIADNKIKSEKQKKFLHDLLKYKDKELNELMKEVGITSASVSSLELKELIVVKEIRKMRTSEDIFEETEKNIKLNDEQSVCLDEINSAIDSDSFASFLLFGITGSGKTEVYINAARHALEKNKSAIILVPEISLTPQLIHRFRTKFGDKVGVIHSRLSEGERLDTFDRIKNGYYKIIIGARSALFAPVKNLGLIVVDEEHDHSYKQENSPRYHGRDSALVRAKFNECAVVLGSATPSLESFYNAESGKYKMLTLGVRAGNFKLPEVKIVDLNEREKLKEKEYIESNTNFIKKDFFDLIDKVRLKFLSKDLLVDIDKRLERKESVIILQNRRGFHTYIECMSCNTVEMCPRCSIALTYHKAIDLLKCHYCGFSKKKPMLCTNCGAQKLVEMGAGTERVEEELIKLFPDARITRMDSDSLTSKNHYQKILKDFYDKKIDILVGTQIISKGLDFPDVTLVGVVNADIGLLNPDFRAGERTFQILTQVAGRSGRAEKEGEVLIQTTHPEYFLFTNVKEHNYLEFYRKEIKMREAANYPPFSRVAIIEIKCEDRLLAESKIKEVYNFVKMKDETNKLDMLPPNPPLFSKLRDKYRYHLLIKSPKQKDASGSYLNSVLRAVKIYADKNLPTKTQLTVDVDAVNLL, encoded by the coding sequence GTGAGTCTTAAATTTCCATATGCGCATATTGCTCTTAATGTACCTATAGATTCACTGTTTACATACAAAATCCCGCAGCATTTTTCATCGCAGGTTTTACCCGGCGTAAGAGTTATCGTTAACTTCGGTAATAAAATTCTCACGGGAGTTGTGATTGAGCTCTCCGATAAAGAGCCGTTAAGAAAAGTAAAAGATATCCGTGACGTACTTGATGACAAGCCGATTTTGCAGGAGGAGATGATTTCATTCTGCAGGTGGGTATCGCAATATTATATTTCTCCCATAGGGGAAGTTATTTTCCTTTCCATTCCTAAAAACATTAATATTAAATCCGATGTTTTTTATCAGCTAACCGAAGATTATATAGAGAAGCTGAACGATTCAAAGCTGAGGGATAATTTTTTATTTGATATAATAGATTATATAAAAAATCATAAGTCAGCAGTAACAAAAAAGCAGATTGAAAAAAAGTTTAAGTATTATGATTTAGCTAAACAGGTTAATTTATTATTGGAGAACGGGATAATTTACAACGAGAGTTTATACTCAAAGCCAACTAAAGAAAAAATTATTAAACTTGTAAATGCAAACTTCGCATCTGAAAGTTTAGAAAAAGTAATTGCAGACAATAAAATAAAATCAGAGAAGCAGAAAAAGTTTTTGCATGACTTACTGAAGTATAAAGATAAAGAACTGAATGAACTGATGAAGGAAGTAGGGATTACTTCTGCATCTGTAAGTTCACTTGAGTTAAAAGAGTTAATAGTTGTAAAAGAAATCCGCAAGATGCGGACATCGGAAGATATATTTGAAGAGACTGAAAAAAATATTAAACTAAATGATGAACAGTCAGTTTGCCTTGATGAAATTAATTCTGCAATTGATTCAGATTCGTTTGCTTCATTTCTACTCTTCGGGATTACAGGCAGCGGAAAGACTGAAGTTTACATCAATGCAGCAAGACATGCGCTCGAAAAAAACAAGTCTGCAATAATCTTAGTGCCGGAAATATCTCTTACTCCTCAGCTTATTCACAGGTTCAGAACAAAGTTCGGAGATAAAGTAGGAGTAATTCACAGCAGATTATCTGAAGGAGAGCGGCTTGATACATTCGACAGAATCAAAAACGGATATTATAAAATAATAATCGGGGCGCGCTCAGCGCTTTTTGCTCCTGTAAAAAATCTTGGATTAATTGTCGTTGATGAAGAGCATGACCATTCATATAAACAGGAAAATTCCCCACGATATCATGGAAGAGATTCTGCATTAGTAAGAGCAAAGTTTAATGAGTGCGCCGTTGTGTTAGGCTCCGCAACTCCTTCACTCGAAAGTTTCTACAATGCAGAAAGTGGTAAATATAAAATGCTTACGCTTGGTGTCCGCGCGGGTAATTTCAAGCTGCCCGAAGTAAAAATTGTGGATTTAAATGAACGGGAGAAATTAAAAGAGAAAGAGTACATAGAATCTAATACAAACTTTATCAAAAAAGATTTTTTTGATTTAATTGATAAGGTCAGATTAAAGTTTTTATCAAAGGACTTGCTTGTAGATATTGATAAACGCTTAGAAAGAAAAGAGAGCGTTATAATTTTACAAAACAGGAGAGGATTTCATACATATATAGAATGCATGTCATGCAACACTGTTGAAATGTGCCCCCGGTGCAGCATTGCGTTAACGTATCATAAGGCAATTGATTTGCTGAAGTGTCACTATTGCGGATTCTCAAAAAAGAAACCGATGCTCTGTACAAACTGCGGAGCTCAGAAGCTAGTGGAAATGGGAGCAGGAACAGAACGAGTTGAAGAAGAACTTATAAAATTATTTCCTGATGCAAGAATTACAAGGATGGATTCGGATTCGCTTACATCCAAAAATCATTATCAGAAAATCCTGAAAGACTTTTACGATAAGAAAATTGATATACTTGTCGGCACTCAGATAATTTCAAAAGGTCTGGATTTTCCTGATGTAACGTTAGTAGGAGTAGTAAATGCGGATATCGGATTGCTGAATCCCGATTTCAGAGCAGGGGAGAGAACGTTCCAGATATTAACACAGGTTGCGGGAAGAAGCGGCCGCGCTGAGAAGGAAGGAGAAGTTTTGATACAGACTACCCATCCCGAATATTTTTTATTTACAAACGTTAAAGAGCATAATTATTTAGAGTTTTATAGAAAAGAAATAAAAATGAGAGAGGCAGCGAATTATCCGCCGTTTAGCAGAGTCGCTATAATTGAAATTAAGTGCGAAGACAGACTGCTTGCTGAGAGCAAGATAAAGGAAGTTTATAATTTTGTGAAGATGAAAGATGAAACGAATAAGCTTGATATGCTGCCACCGAATCCGCCGTTGTTTTCAAAGCTGCGTGATAAATACAGGTATCATCTTTTAATAAAATCCCCGAAACAAAAAGATGCCTCGGGGAGTTATCTGAATTCGGTTTTACGCGCAGTAAAAATTTACGCCGATAAAAACCTACCGACAAAAACACAGCTTACTGTAGATGTGGATGCAGTGAATTTGCTTTAA
- a CDS encoding insulinase family protein has protein sequence MMFRKRLTAPLILLILFVFSQSFAQTLTYQSYPNDPLNARIYKLDNGLTVYMTVYKDSPRIQTYIAVRAGSKNDPSYATGLAHYLEHMLFKGTDKFGSKDWAKEKPLIEEIVKLYDVYKQTKGDDERKNIYHKIDSVSNLASQYAIANEYDKMLAAIGATGTNAYTSNEQTVYVNDIPSNQLEKWLTIEGERYRNPVMRLFHTELEVVYEEKNRSLDNGNSKAFESLLLGLFPTHQYGTQTTIGTIEHLKNPPLSDVIKYYNTYYVPNNMAICLSGDFDPDEAIKLIQAKFGSLPSKEVPEFKVAEEKPITSQVVKEVWGPDAAALFMGYRFDGANSKDADILQLMGNVLFNGNAGLIDLNLNQQQKVLTSYAGPTVLKDYSYLFLYGKPREGQSLDEVKDLLLSQVELLKQGKFSDDLIPSIITDLKLQEVKSFESNRNRAGAFVSSFILGEDWERSITLNDRLSKITKQDVIDFANKHLANNYVAVYKKTGEDKNVVKVVKPQITPVEVNRDAESEFVKNLIATPSPDVKPVFIDFKKDIQELKLQNKVPVFYLKNNENSTFNLEFITEIGTNNDRNLGLISYLEYLGTSTMTAEQIKEAFYKIGCSYSIGSSNNQVVYSLSGLSENFSKALELFTSIINDAKPDDAALQNLVSDILKSRKDAKLNKRSIISAMTQYGTYGPKSPFTNILSEAELKNLNAADLVNYLKTIPQYQYKMHYYGPESPDNVVSILNSKLKNEELKPVPAPVDYKELAESENTVYVVNYDMVQAEIQMLSKGADNYDKSLAPYITIFNDYFGGGMSSVVFQDMRESKALAYSVYSIYRQPRQLDEPYSVYAYIGTQADKLSEAMNGMNALLNDMPQNQSFFDASKDAVLKQIQSERITKNAILDYYESSLKKGLDYDIRQEIYNTVPGISLEQLKEFHDKYVKGKNFNIMVLGDKNKIDKSVLEKFGTVKYLSLEDIFGYGEVSN, from the coding sequence ATAATGTTCAGAAAAAGACTAACAGCACCCCTCATTTTACTCATTCTCTTTGTCTTTAGTCAAAGCTTTGCACAGACATTAACATATCAGTCATATCCGAATGACCCGTTGAATGCAAGAATATACAAGCTCGATAACGGATTAACGGTTTACATGACTGTTTACAAAGATTCACCGAGAATACAAACTTACATAGCAGTAAGAGCAGGAAGTAAAAATGACCCCTCATATGCAACAGGTCTGGCGCATTACCTTGAGCATATGCTTTTTAAAGGAACAGATAAGTTCGGCTCAAAAGACTGGGCTAAAGAAAAGCCATTAATAGAAGAGATTGTAAAGCTGTACGATGTGTATAAACAAACAAAGGGCGATGATGAAAGAAAAAATATTTATCATAAAATTGACAGTGTTTCAAATTTAGCTTCGCAATATGCAATTGCAAACGAGTACGATAAAATGCTTGCTGCAATCGGCGCTACAGGTACGAATGCATACACATCAAACGAGCAGACTGTTTACGTGAATGATATTCCTTCTAATCAATTGGAAAAATGGCTGACTATTGAAGGGGAGAGATATAGAAATCCCGTGATGAGATTATTCCATACAGAGCTTGAAGTTGTATACGAAGAAAAAAACCGTTCACTTGATAACGGTAACTCAAAAGCATTTGAATCATTACTGCTTGGATTATTTCCGACACATCAGTACGGAACGCAGACCACAATCGGAACAATCGAGCATTTAAAAAATCCGCCGCTAAGCGATGTAATAAAATATTACAATACATACTACGTTCCGAACAACATGGCAATATGTTTATCGGGTGATTTTGATCCGGATGAAGCAATAAAATTAATTCAGGCAAAGTTTGGTTCACTTCCATCTAAAGAAGTGCCGGAATTTAAAGTCGCTGAAGAGAAACCAATCACTTCCCAAGTTGTGAAAGAAGTCTGGGGACCCGATGCAGCGGCATTATTTATGGGATACAGATTTGACGGAGCAAATTCCAAAGATGCAGACATCTTACAGTTAATGGGTAATGTTTTGTTTAACGGCAATGCCGGACTTATAGATTTAAATTTAAATCAGCAGCAGAAAGTATTAACATCTTACGCAGGACCTACAGTATTAAAAGATTATTCATATTTATTTTTATACGGTAAGCCAAGAGAAGGACAATCTTTAGATGAAGTAAAGGATTTACTTCTTTCACAGGTTGAATTATTAAAGCAGGGAAAGTTCTCTGATGATTTAATTCCTTCTATTATAACAGATTTGAAATTGCAGGAAGTAAAGAGCTTTGAATCTAACAGAAACAGGGCAGGCGCATTTGTCAGTTCATTTATTCTCGGAGAGGATTGGGAAAGGTCTATTACTCTCAATGACAGGTTATCAAAAATTACAAAGCAGGATGTAATCGATTTTGCTAATAAACATCTCGCCAATAACTATGTAGCGGTTTACAAAAAAACAGGTGAAGATAAAAATGTTGTGAAAGTTGTAAAGCCGCAAATCACTCCGGTTGAAGTAAACAGGGATGCAGAATCTGAATTTGTTAAGAACTTAATTGCAACTCCATCACCTGATGTTAAGCCTGTGTTCATTGATTTTAAAAAAGATATTCAGGAGCTGAAGTTACAGAACAAAGTGCCTGTATTTTATTTAAAGAACAATGAGAACTCAACTTTCAATCTTGAGTTTATTACAGAGATTGGTACAAACAACGACAGAAATCTTGGATTGATTAGCTACCTTGAGTATCTTGGAACATCAACGATGACTGCTGAACAGATAAAGGAAGCATTTTATAAAATAGGATGCAGTTATTCTATCGGTTCATCTAACAATCAGGTGGTTTACTCGTTATCAGGCTTAAGCGAAAATTTCTCTAAGGCATTAGAATTATTTACATCTATAATCAACGATGCAAAACCCGATGATGCAGCTCTGCAGAATTTAGTATCTGATATTTTGAAATCAAGAAAAGATGCTAAGCTGAACAAGCGTTCAATCATTTCTGCAATGACTCAGTACGGAACATACGGACCTAAGTCTCCGTTCACAAATATTTTATCGGAGGCGGAGTTAAAAAATCTTAATGCAGCTGACCTTGTAAATTACCTGAAAACAATTCCTCAGTATCAGTATAAAATGCATTACTACGGACCTGAATCTCCGGACAATGTTGTGAGCATACTTAACTCAAAATTGAAAAATGAAGAGTTGAAACCCGTTCCAGCTCCGGTAGATTATAAAGAGTTAGCTGAATCAGAAAATACAGTTTACGTTGTAAATTATGATATGGTGCAGGCAGAGATACAGATGCTTTCAAAAGGGGCTGATAATTATGATAAGAGTTTAGCTCCTTACATTACAATCTTCAACGATTACTTCGGCGGCGGAATGTCATCGGTTGTATTTCAGGATATGCGCGAATCCAAAGCATTAGCTTATTCAGTGTATTCAATATATCGCCAACCAAGACAGCTTGATGAGCCGTATTCTGTCTATGCTTACATCGGCACACAGGCAGATAAGCTCAGTGAGGCTATGAACGGAATGAATGCACTATTAAACGATATGCCGCAGAATCAGTCTTTCTTTGATGCTTCTAAAGATGCTGTGCTTAAGCAGATTCAGTCTGAAAGAATTACAAAGAATGCAATATTAGATTATTATGAATCTTCTTTAAAGAAGGGACTTGATTACGATATCCGTCAGGAGATTTATAATACTGTCCCCGGAATTTCACTTGAGCAGTTAAAGGAATTCCATGACAAGTATGTTAAGGGAAAGAATTTTAACATAATGGTGCTTGGTGATAAGAATAAAATTGATAAATCGGTGCTGGAGAAGTTCGGAACGGTGAAGTATCTTTCGCTTGAAGATATCTTTGGATATGGTGAAGTGAGCAACTAA
- a CDS encoding tetratricopeptide repeat protein has translation MRKLFPLLIFFVLLSTSYAQNYGAKSIFKKYNDAVVVIYACDSYGKPFAQGSGVVLNSQGLVVTNYHVCDGASIIKIKHEDLIIEDVTVLGGDKDDDIMFLKVPQNNFNYIPAGNSDKLEIGQKVYALGSPLGFENSITEGIVNGIRKISRYSGDNYIQISASISHGSSGGALITAGGKLVGITCGGIEDGQNINFALPINKILASGIYAANKFEEDETVEKKEKKTKKKKKDDSITSTDTEKKTKKPRKKKKKDSEEIYSGSSSTGITQNPGSSKSEKPSGTSFKENYNKGDAAYTRKDFNSALEYFNQCVSIEPDNALGYFCRGLCYAQLKKYESALSDLNYVIRLSPDVSLAYTTRAHIYEKMEKYYDAIKDYTSALELDRTNKYALYGLGSCYYELDEYEKSVLCMTAYILIDNTDPWAYYIRGRCTVEGNLDYENLDECKDFNRAYSLGLDDAKEYIDQYCK, from the coding sequence ATGAGAAAACTTTTCCCCCTTCTGATTTTCTTTGTCCTTTTATCCACTTCCTATGCTCAGAACTACGGAGCAAAATCAATTTTCAAAAAATATAATGATGCAGTTGTTGTAATCTATGCCTGCGATAGCTACGGTAAGCCGTTTGCTCAGGGCAGCGGAGTAGTCCTGAACAGCCAGGGACTTGTTGTTACAAACTACCACGTCTGTGACGGAGCATCTATTATTAAAATAAAACACGAAGATTTAATTATAGAGGATGTAACTGTTTTAGGCGGAGATAAAGATGATGATATAATGTTTTTGAAAGTTCCTCAGAATAATTTTAATTACATACCTGCCGGTAACAGCGATAAGCTGGAGATAGGACAAAAAGTTTATGCGCTGGGAAGTCCGCTTGGATTTGAAAATTCCATCACTGAAGGAATTGTAAACGGCATAAGAAAAATTTCAAGATACAGCGGAGATAATTATATACAGATATCTGCAAGCATTTCACACGGGAGCAGCGGCGGAGCTTTAATAACTGCAGGAGGTAAGCTCGTAGGCATCACATGCGGAGGCATTGAAGACGGACAGAATATAAATTTCGCATTACCGATAAATAAAATTTTAGCATCAGGCATTTATGCGGCAAATAAATTTGAGGAAGATGAAACTGTTGAGAAGAAAGAAAAGAAGACTAAGAAAAAGAAAAAAGATGATTCTATAACAAGCACTGATACTGAAAAGAAAACAAAGAAGCCTCGCAAAAAGAAAAAGAAAGACAGTGAAGAAATATACAGCGGTTCATCCAGTACAGGTATTACTCAAAATCCGGGAAGCAGCAAGAGTGAAAAGCCATCAGGTACATCGTTTAAAGAAAATTATAATAAAGGTGATGCAGCTTATACAAGAAAAGATTTTAATTCCGCATTGGAATATTTTAATCAATGCGTTTCAATAGAACCTGATAATGCGCTTGGCTATTTTTGCAGAGGACTTTGTTACGCTCAGTTAAAAAAATATGAAAGTGCTTTAAGTGATTTGAATTATGTAATAAGGTTAAGTCCGGACGTATCTTTAGCATATACAACACGTGCCCACATATATGAAAAAATGGAAAAATATTATGATGCTATAAAGGATTATACTTCTGCACTGGAACTGGACAGAACGAATAAATATGCTCTGTACGGTCTGGGAAGTTGTTACTATGAATTAGATGAATATGAAAAATCGGTCTTGTGTATGACGGCGTACATTCTTATAGATAACACTGACCCATGGGCTTATTATATCAGGGGAAGATGTACAGTTGAAGGAAATCTTGATTATGAAAATCTGGACGAATGTAAAGATTTCAATAGAGCATATTCGCTCGGCCTTGATGATGCCAAGGAATATATAGACCAATATTGCAAATAA